From a single Miscanthus floridulus cultivar M001 chromosome 8, ASM1932011v1, whole genome shotgun sequence genomic region:
- the LOC136476979 gene encoding ubiquitin-conjugating enzyme E2 20-like isoform X2, protein MARGENQEAQTGNVPTASASAPKPSASAAGAGKGLEGQSVVRRLQSELMALMMGGDPGVSAFPDPEGDSMLHWVGTIAGSAGTPYEGTSYRLALAFTAEYPYKPPQVRFDTPCFHPNVDAHGNICLDILQDKWSSAYDVRTILLSIQSLLGEPNNESPLNTQAAALWANQEEFRKIVQKLYKPAA, encoded by the exons ATGGCCCGGGGAGAGAACCAGGAGGCGCAGACCGGGAACGTCCCCACCGCATCCGCATCCGCGCCGAAgccgtcggcgtcggcggcgggggcCGGCAAGGGCTTGGAGGGCCAGTCGGTGGTGCGGCGGCTGCAGTCGGAGCTGATGGCGCTGATGATGGGCGGCGACCCGGGCGTGTCGGCGTTCCCGGACCCGGAGGGGGACAGCATGCTCCACTGGGTGGGCACCATCGCGGGCTCCGCGGGGACACCCTACGAGGGCACCTCCTACCGCCTCGCGCTGGCCTTCACCGCCGAGTACCCGTACAAGCCGCCCCAGGTGCGGTTCGACACCCCCTGCTTCCACCCCAACGTCGACGCCCACGGCAACATCTGCCTCGACATCCTCCAGGACAAGTGGTCCTCCGCCTACGACGTGCGCACCATCCTCCTCTCCATCCAGAGCCTGCTCGGAG AGCCGAACAACGAGTCGCCGCTCAACACGCAGGCGGCGGCGCTCTGGGCGAACCAGGAAG AGTTCAGGAAGATAGTGCAGAAGCTCTACAAGCCCGCCGCGTAG
- the LOC136476980 gene encoding ubiquitin-like domain-containing protein CIP73, with protein sequence MADDASHGASSSTVKPADDPESTIEINIKTLDSQVHKLRVEKNAPVSVLKEKVVEVTGVPLDQQRLIFRGRVLKDDHLLSEYHLDDGYTLHLVARRAAEGHNSSGAFEGNTHANVNVTGNGGLLDDISRSVRDLLGSLGVAMSGGVTNTAFSVPLTTAPEGPNNVPGRAQPMNPAQPGFSVLNHQIQVTQLQPPGAIPRNMIIPDSLTTLSEYMDRIDRVLQNNGAPPSRDSQSQQQPTVDDANVSPRYPSPDVLASVIERAQQLLGGSAASALSHIAQRIRQDGGTADASLRREIQTESVQLGISMQHLGAMFFELGRTMMMLRTGLSPSEAFVNSGPAVYINSTGPNPIMVQPSYQNTPPFGVSNIPVMGGISGAFGIVDPSRSSGFGDPFRRMNVPSSGASATSGSAAGTTTTSEGAINGNHQDAARTQGGNTPGHPAATRGLPTRTVVAAVPARSSAEAPNHVFSVILPVQVRGQVAVPNQSSQGSQTAVGNGAQGNSTSAGPQASVGGVSGVPPIVAQVANALAANAPSQVSLSTQTAADQGFHPTIDSRADVLSSSTPATTPPQNDPSGICGSNLPPQDRNTLYVPSLDSIQQHPQLGDTCADTADLPGDATATNTHDVPSNASVENSALKNKSSDEVGSQPTEPSASGSAEPLGLGGGLIPKKRSRAVKPSGSTTDPGRDSSSVSQNQDPISVAQQFLEGFASQNTNASRSNAPASGPPSSVPQPTEVPPRRQGGGQPGIGSMISGMLNNPVFSNILSNVATQAGGSSADLRSVMEGLQSPAIVDTISSIVQNVDEQDLGAMLGSGRGQGGMDLSRMLQQMMPVVSQALGGAGGRSAGANSSQSRSWPQRIDSGEGNVPASSSQIDLDQARQSIEQHESPENIFSSVLETAAQAYGEDDSIQGMIEELSSDQELTDEYLKFLVDQVRQRVQSESQSGSHSLEELGGRVV encoded by the exons ATGGCTGACGATGCTTCTCACGGGGCCAGCAGCTCGACTGTGAAACCTGCTGATGATCCAGAGTCTACCATCGAGATCAACATCAAGACCCTGGATTCACAAGTCCACAAACTTCGCGTGGAGAAGAAT GCACCTGTTTCCGTTTTAAAAGAGAAGGTTGTTGAAGTGACTGGGGTTCCATTGGATCAGCAGCGCTTgatatttagaggaagagtcttgAAGGATGATCACCTCCTATCAGAATACC ATTTGGACGATGGATATACATTGCATCTGGTCGCTCGGCGTGCAGCAGAGGGCCATAATTCTTCTGGGGCTTTTGAAGGAAATACACATGCTAATG TAAACGTTACTGGAAATGGAGGATTGTTGGATGATATTTCCAGG AGTGTTCGGGATCTTCTgggttccttaggtgttgcaatGTCTGGTGGTGTCACTAACACGGCATTTTCG GTTCCTTTGACTACCGCGCCAGAAGGACCCAATAATGTGCCCGGAAGAGCTCAGCCAATGAACCCAGCGCAACCAGGATTCTCAGTTCTAAATCATCAAATACAAGTAACACAACTTCAGCCGCCAGGAGCCATTCCTCGCAACATG ATTATTCCAGATTCTTTGACAACTCTGTCGGAGTACATGGATCGCATTGACCGAGTATTACAGAATAATG GTGCTCCACCATCCAGGGATTCACAAAGCCAGCAACAACCGACAGTGGATGATGCTAATGTCAGCCCGAGATATCCAAGTCCTGATGTTTTGGCTTCAGTTATTGAGAGAGCCCAACAACTTCTTGGCGGCAGTGCAGCTTCTGCTCTTTCG CACATTGCACAACGTATTCGGCAAGATGGTGGGACTGCGGATGCATCTCTTCGCCGTGAGATCCAAACTGAATCTGTTCAGCTAGGAATTTCGATGCAACATTTGGGTGCTATGTTTTTTGAGCTTGGTCGAACGATGATGATGCTCCGCACAGGGCTATCTCCT TCTGAGGCTTTTGTAAACTCTGGGCCTGCTGTTTATATAAACTCCACAGGACCAAACCCAATCATGGTTCAG CCATCTTATCAAAACACCCCTCCTTTTGGTGTATCTAATATACCAGTTATGGGTGGAATTTCTGGTGCTTTTGGTATTGTTGATCCTTCTCGATCATCTGGTTTCGGTGATCCTTTTCGACGTATGAATGTACCAAGTAGCG GTGcatctgcaacaagtggttcAGCTGCTGGTACTACCACAACTTCTGAAGGAGCTATCAACGGGAACCACCAAGATGCGGCAAGAACTCAAGGAGGTAACACACCGGGTCACCCGGCTGCAACACGTGGATTGCCAACCAGAACAGTTGTTGCTGCTGTTCCAGCACGGTCCTCAGCCGAGGCTCCAAACCATGTCTTTAGTGTTATTCTGCCTGTTCAAGTGAGGGGCCAAGTTGCAGTGCCTAATCAGTCCTCTCAAGGTTCTCAAACAGCAGTGGGCAATGGAGCTCAAGGAAATTCAACATCTGCTGGTCCACAAGCTTCTGTTGGTGGTGTTTCTGGTGTTCCTCCTATAGTGGCACAGGTAGCCAATGCATTGGCCGCGAATGCACCAAGCCAGGTTTCTTTATCTACACAAACTGCAGCAGATCAGGGATTTCACCCGACCATAGACAGCAGAGCTGATGTTCTGAGTTCTTCAACACCAGCCACTACACCACCGCAGAATGATCCCTCAG GTATTTGTGGTTCCAATTTGCCACCTCAAGACAGGAATACTTTATATGTTCCCAGTCTTGACAGTATACAACAGCATCCACAATTGGGAGATACTTGTGCAGATACAGCCGACTTACCAGGAGACGCCACAGCCACCAATACTCATGATGTTCCTTCGAACGCATCAGTAGAAAATTCTGCGCTGAAGAACAAATCCTCAGATGAAGTAGGTTCAcagcccactgagccttctgcaAGTGGCAGTGCTGAACCATTAGGCCTTGGCGGAGGTCTGATTCCAAAG AAACGGAGCAGAGCAGTAAAGCCATCTGGGAGCACAACTGATCCTGGTAGGGATTCATCTTCAGTCAGCCAAAACCAAGATCCTATTTCAGTGGCCCAGCAGTTTCTGGAAGGTTTTGCTTCCCAAAATACTAATGCTAGCAGAAGCAATGCCCCCGCCTCTGGTCCTCCATCCTCTGTGCCACAGCCTACTGAAGTTCCTCCGAGAAGACAGGGTGGTGGACAACCTGGTATTGGCAGCATGATATCTGGTATGCTCAACAACCCAGTTTTCAGCAACATATTGTCGAATGTTGCAACACAAGCAGGGGGCTCAAGTGCTGATTTGAGGAGCGTGATGGAAGGATTACAGAGCCCTGCTATTGTGGATACGATAAGCAGTATCGTGCAGAATGTGGATGAGCAAGACCTTGGGGCCATGCTTGGTTCAGGCAGGGGGCAAGGCGGCATGGATTTGTCAAGAATGTTGCAGCAAATGATGCCTGTTGTATCCCAGGCTCTTGGTGGAGCAGGGGGCCGTTCTGCTGGTGCAAATAGTAGTCAATCTAGGTCATGGCCTCAGCGCATTGACAGTGGAGAAGGAAATGTACCAGCTAGCAGTTCTCAG ATTGATCTCGACCAAGCTCGTCAAAGCATTGAACAACATGAATCTCCAGAGAATATCTTCAGCTCTGTCCTTGAAACTGCTGCTCAGGCCTATGGCGAAGATGACAGCATTCAAGGAATGATCGAAGAGCTTTCCAGTGATCAAGAGCTTACCGAT GAATACTTgaaatttttggtggaccaagttCGGCAGAGGGTACAGTCAGAGTCGCAGTCCGGGAGCCACAGCCTTGAAGAATTGGGCGGCAGGGTCGTGTAG
- the LOC136476979 gene encoding uncharacterized protein isoform X1, translated as MARGENQEAQTGNVPTASASAPKPSASAAGAGKGLEGQSVVRRLQSELMALMMGGDPGVSAFPDPEGDSMLHWVGTIAGSAGTPYEGTSYRLALAFTAEYPYKPPQVRFDTPCFHPNVDAHGNICLDILQDKWSSAYDVRTILLSIQSLLGEPNNESPLNTQAAALWANQEGTRFDISLRFSSRMKNRAIDRSVSLNLALSFPRPSLFRVQEDSAEALQARRVEEEDKH; from the exons ATGGCCCGGGGAGAGAACCAGGAGGCGCAGACCGGGAACGTCCCCACCGCATCCGCATCCGCGCCGAAgccgtcggcgtcggcggcgggggcCGGCAAGGGCTTGGAGGGCCAGTCGGTGGTGCGGCGGCTGCAGTCGGAGCTGATGGCGCTGATGATGGGCGGCGACCCGGGCGTGTCGGCGTTCCCGGACCCGGAGGGGGACAGCATGCTCCACTGGGTGGGCACCATCGCGGGCTCCGCGGGGACACCCTACGAGGGCACCTCCTACCGCCTCGCGCTGGCCTTCACCGCCGAGTACCCGTACAAGCCGCCCCAGGTGCGGTTCGACACCCCCTGCTTCCACCCCAACGTCGACGCCCACGGCAACATCTGCCTCGACATCCTCCAGGACAAGTGGTCCTCCGCCTACGACGTGCGCACCATCCTCCTCTCCATCCAGAGCCTGCTCGGAG AGCCGAACAACGAGTCGCCGCTCAACACGCAGGCGGCGGCGCTCTGGGCGAACCAGGAAGGTACGCGATTCGACATCTCGCTTCGCTTCTCATCAAGAATGAAGAATCGCGCGATCGATCGATCGGTTTCTTTGAATCTCGCTTTGTCGTTTCCTCGTCCTTCGTTGTTCAGAGTTCAGGAAGATAGTGCAGAAGCTCTACAAGCCCGCCGCGTAGAGGAGGAGGACAAGCACTGA
- the LOC136472941 gene encoding putative disease resistance protein RGA1, which translates to MWDWVGDCREDGSGGRFGTNAVLRSVVEAAADARCDVPDCLNLLVHRLKKAIGGRRFLLVLDDVWNEDERRWVDDLRPLLCSCGFGAPGSVVVVTSRSTRVGEIMGTLPPHELAGLSEEDSWKLFSKHAFGSGVEEREELVAIGRDIVQNCEGLPLALRMFGALVSTRKHAHEWRDVRDFPSSFVSSSKYLAIKRNA; encoded by the coding sequence ATGTGGGACTGGGTCGGCGACTGCCGCGAGGACGGCAGCGGCGGCCGGTTCGGGACCAACGCCGTCCTGAGGTCCGTCGTCGAGGCGGCCGCGGACGCAAGGTGCGACGTGCCGGACTGCCTGAACCTGCTGGTGCACCGGCTCAAGAAAGCCATCGGCGGGCGGAGGTTCCTGCTGGTCCTGGACGACGTGTGGAACGAGGACGAGCGCAGGTGGGTGGACGACCTGAGGCCGCTGCTGTGCTCCTGCGGCTTCGGCGCGCCGGGAAGCGTCGTCGTCGTCACGAGCCGGAGCACGCGGGTGGGCGAGATCATGGGCACGCTCCCGCCCCACGAGCTGGCGGGGCTGAGCGAGGAGGATTCGTGGAAGCTGTTCTCGAAGCACGCGTTTGGCAGTGGAGTGGAGGAGCGGGAGGAGCTGGTGGCCATCGGCAGAGACATCGTCCAGAACTGCGAGGGCCTGCCTCTCGCTCTCAGAATGTTTGGTGCCCTGGTCAGCACCAGAAAACATGCTCACGAGTGGCGGGACGTCCGAGACTTCCCGTCGTCGTTCGTCAGTTCATCTAAGTACCTCGCGATTAAAAGGAATGCATAG